One part of the Parabacteroides distasonis ATCC 8503 genome encodes these proteins:
- a CDS encoding DUF6722 family protein, translating to MKKEIGKWLMDIAKYVVTGGIISTFISNYQQQSWIIYINAAIVAIITFWAGTRYFKEGERAENSKKRRK from the coding sequence ATGAAAAAAGAAATCGGAAAATGGTTGATGGATATCGCTAAGTATGTAGTGACTGGCGGAATCATTAGCACATTCATCAGTAATTATCAACAGCAGAGTTGGATTATTTATATAAATGCGGCAATTGTTGCTATAATTACTTTTTGGGCGGGTACCCGCTATTTTAAGGAAGGAGAAAGGGCTGAAAACAGTAAAAAAAGGAGGAAATAG